The proteins below are encoded in one region of candidate division WOR-3 bacterium:
- the bamA gene encoding outer membrane protein assembly factor BamA, producing MILSIIFAYTIANITVDARFTNKDLIIQTSGLKIGEQFKESMIPQAINNLYRLRLFDYIAIDTTIIADGIFIKINVTEAPFLNGEPQFIGNKKIKKGDLLKKIELKNGQVLTKKAIFDARLKIIDLYAEKNFYNTVVQDSIVPDTLNKVNLYFVINEGSVLKISKIKIEGNKALSESSIKRKMQNKEKGFLRSGKLDRAKLKEDIERIKIFYRDNGFLDVVVSEPEIKVVDNKLVITIKINENQRYYVGDIKFSGNVLFSTAQMEKLLKIKPGTIFNLTKAQNSLQKFYEVYADEGYIYCSIAPIETIRDSFVDIEYQITESRPANINRVVIAGNYRTREKVIRREIVTLPGTRFRRSQVIRSMREVFNLGFFEDITPETGSPDDSGNIDLVYRVKEKEGVGSIGAGMAYSAQDKLTGYIELSHPNVFGRGQRVYTKFEIGGRLTNIQFGFTEPWLFDTRTTAGFDVYYTNRLWDFYTKRDIGSAANFSFPFFLDYTRLNYTFRVERTQILDIAKEYQPTTGYDLRKDTIPKWTLANNYGITRDTRDFIFNPSSGSYISLQTEIAKPWIFANIDYNRFTFETRSYFPVFWKFVLMTRFRMGIVTSADEVPYYKRFYAGGTGEDGVRGYSDRSLSPIEDGKRIGGNALFINNIELKLKFSQSFALLAFYDMGNAFASYKDFNLYDLKRGAGIGIRVEIPMMGVLGFDLGYGFDRAQPGFEPHFQINPFGMF from the coding sequence ATGATTTTATCCATAATATTCGCCTATACAATCGCCAATATCACGGTTGATGCCCGGTTCACAAATAAAGACCTTATAATCCAAACCAGCGGTTTAAAAATCGGAGAGCAGTTTAAAGAATCAATGATTCCGCAGGCAATAAATAACCTTTATCGCCTCCGATTATTTGATTATATCGCTATTGATACGACAATTATTGCAGATGGCATTTTTATTAAAATAAATGTGACTGAAGCACCATTTTTAAACGGTGAACCCCAATTTATAGGAAACAAAAAAATTAAAAAAGGTGATTTACTAAAAAAAATTGAATTAAAAAACGGTCAGGTTCTTACAAAGAAAGCAATTTTTGATGCAAGGCTAAAGATAATTGATCTATATGCGGAAAAAAATTTCTATAACACTGTGGTGCAGGACAGTATTGTACCGGATACACTAAACAAAGTTAACCTTTATTTTGTAATCAATGAAGGTTCTGTTCTGAAAATAAGTAAAATAAAGATTGAAGGCAATAAGGCACTTTCAGAAAGTTCTATAAAAAGAAAAATGCAGAATAAAGAAAAGGGATTCTTGCGCAGCGGAAAACTTGATCGTGCAAAATTAAAAGAAGATATAGAACGCATAAAGATTTTTTACCGAGACAATGGATTTCTTGATGTTGTTGTTAGCGAACCAGAAATAAAGGTCGTTGATAATAAATTGGTAATAACCATAAAAATAAATGAGAATCAAAGATATTATGTGGGTGATATAAAATTCAGTGGTAATGTTCTCTTTTCAACTGCCCAGATGGAAAAATTATTAAAGATAAAGCCCGGGACAATCTTTAATCTTACCAAGGCACAAAATAGTCTGCAAAAATTTTATGAAGTCTATGCAGACGAAGGTTATATATACTGTTCAATAGCACCAATCGAAACAATTCGTGATAGTTTTGTTGATATTGAGTATCAGATAACTGAATCAAGGCCGGCAAACATAAATCGGGTTGTCATTGCCGGAAACTATCGCACCCGAGAGAAAGTAATTAGAAGAGAAATAGTTACTCTTCCAGGCACAAGGTTTCGTCGTTCCCAGGTTATAAGAAGTATGAGAGAAGTATTCAATCTTGGATTCTTTGAAGATATCACCCCTGAGACCGGTAGTCCGGATGACAGTGGAAATATTGATTTGGTCTATCGTGTTAAGGAAAAAGAGGGTGTTGGTTCTATCGGTGCGGGGATGGCATATTCTGCCCAGGATAAATTGACTGGATATATTGAATTAAGCCATCCCAATGTCTTCGGCAGAGGTCAACGTGTTTATACAAAATTTGAAATTGGCGGCAGGCTCACTAATATCCAATTCGGTTTCACCGAACCCTGGCTCTTTGATACAAGAACAACTGCGGGCTTTGATGTATATTATACGAATAGATTATGGGATTTTTATACAAAAAGGGATATCGGCAGTGCCGCGAACTTTTCTTTCCCGTTTTTTCTTGATTATACAAGATTAAATTATACATTCAGAGTTGAAAGAACACAAATTCTGGATATTGCAAAAGAATATCAGCCAACTACCGGATATGACTTAAGAAAAGATACAATTCCCAAATGGACTTTAGCAAATAACTATGGGATAACAAGAGACACAAGGGATTTTATATTCAATCCTTCAAGTGGTTCATATATTTCTTTGCAGACCGAGATAGCAAAACCTTGGATATTTGCCAATATAGATTACAATAGATTCACATTTGAAACCCGTTCATATTTTCCGGTTTTCTGGAAATTTGTTTTGATGACAAGATTCCGAATGGGTATAGTTACAAGTGCCGATGAGGTTCCATACTACAAGCGATTCTATGCTGGTGGCACCGGCGAAGATGGTGTTAGGGGATATTCAGACCGTTCGCTTTCACCGATTGAAGATGGCAAAAGAATTGGTGGTAATGCTTTATTCATAAATAACATTGAATTGAAATTGAAATTTTCTCAAAGTTTCGCACTCCTTGCATTTTATGATATGGGGAATGCATTCGCTTCTTATAAAGATTTCAATCTCTATGATTTAAAAAGAGGCGCAGGTATAGGAATTAGGGTAGAGATTCCAATGATGGGTGTTCTTGGTTTTGATTTGGGTTATGGATTTGACCGTGCTCAACCAGGTTTTGAACCCCATTTCCAGATAAATCCATTTGGAATGTTTTAA
- a CDS encoding ABC transporter ATP-binding protein: protein MEIAIKIEDLHRSFKVHFWEKKKEILKGISFEVYKGEVFGFLGPNGAGKTTTIKTITGLIRPDRGSIEIFGYPPNSLEAKKRIGFLPESPYFYEHLTGYEFLKIHAMLCNKHTKKNILMELIEKVGLKRAADLPLRKYSRGMLQRIGIAQALVGDPDLLILDEPLTGLDPIGRKEIKDLVLELKKNGKTIFFSSHILPDAEAVCDRIGIIIDGKIMQIGPLDELLKKGTKTDEISLEDWFFEQVKGR, encoded by the coding sequence ATGGAAATTGCCATTAAAATTGAAGATTTGCATCGTTCATTTAAAGTCCATTTCTGGGAGAAAAAGAAAGAGATATTGAAGGGAATTTCTTTTGAAGTTTATAAAGGTGAGGTTTTCGGTTTCCTTGGTCCCAATGGTGCTGGCAAAACAACAACGATAAAAACGATTACCGGATTGATAAGACCGGACCGGGGCAGTATTGAAATCTTTGGTTATCCGCCGAACTCACTTGAGGCAAAAAAACGGATCGGATTTCTCCCGGAGTCTCCTTATTTCTATGAACATTTAACCGGCTATGAATTTTTGAAAATACATGCAATGCTTTGCAATAAGCATACTAAAAAAAACATACTTATGGAATTGATAGAAAAAGTAGGATTGAAAAGGGCGGCAGATTTGCCGTTAAGAAAATACTCCCGTGGAATGCTCCAACGAATCGGCATTGCCCAGGCACTTGTTGGCGACCCTGATTTACTAATTCTTGATGAACCATTGACTGGACTTGACCCGATCGGCAGAAAAGAGATAAAGGATCTGGTTTTGGAATTGAAAAAAAATGGAAAAACCATATTTTTCTCATCCCACATCCTCCCTGATGCCGAGGCAGTTTGCGATAGAATTGGAATAATAATAGACGGCAAAATTATGCAGATCGGACCGCTTGACGAACTTCTGAAAAAAGGCACAAAGACCGATGAAATATCACTTGAAGACTGGTTCTTTGAGCAGGTAAAAGGAAGGTAA
- a CDS encoding OmpH family outer membrane protein, with protein MQKLKSILIITIIPLLVFAKEQKIGFVESSKILTQYQATSSATQEFNEYVNACRDSAAKLQLTVQNLKSEFDAQKLMLSEEARLKKLDEIDKYNQIYNKYLQDVFGPGGKIEQKNDELMAPLLKKINDAVAKIAQQEGFSMVIDLSEDIFYASPELNITDLVINELNREYGVATTIPSAMKKYIGILPFKEENTEALNENLGMRCQNELYTVLNNYSQTYNIVTKGTIMAELTKRQWDYKMIDENQAFQVAGFAMCNYIVMGKVSKTGTKIDYTISLRDVNSKEEIGSRSNSVNDDIKFSESLKNDLMSLIEALKKKE; from the coding sequence ATGCAAAAATTAAAATCTATTTTAATTATTACAATAATACCCTTACTTGTTTTTGCAAAAGAACAGAAAATCGGATTTGTCGAGTCCTCAAAAATTCTAACCCAGTATCAGGCAACTTCATCCGCCACTCAAGAATTTAATGAATATGTAAATGCCTGTCGGGACTCTGCAGCAAAATTACAGCTAACTGTGCAAAACTTAAAGAGTGAATTTGATGCCCAGAAATTGATGTTGAGTGAAGAAGCGCGTTTAAAAAAACTTGATGAAATTGATAAGTATAACCAGATTTATAATAAATATCTTCAGGATGTGTTTGGACCAGGTGGGAAGATTGAACAAAAGAACGACGAACTTATGGCGCCGTTGTTGAAAAAAATAAATGACGCTGTTGCCAAGATTGCCCAGCAAGAAGGATTTTCAATGGTAATCGACCTATCTGAAGATATCTTTTATGCTTCCCCAGAATTAAATATTACTGATTTAGTTATCAATGAACTAAATCGTGAATACGGTGTTGCAACGACTATTCCCAGTGCTATGAAAAAATACATTGGTATATTACCTTTTAAAGAAGAAAATACTGAGGCACTTAATGAAAACCTTGGTATGAGATGCCAGAACGAGTTATACACGGTGTTAAACAATTACTCGCAGACATATAACATTGTAACCAAGGGGACTATTATGGCAGAATTGACAAAACGGCAGTGGGATTATAAAATGATTGATGAAAATCAGGCATTTCAGGTTGCGGGATTTGCAATGTGCAATTATATCGTTATGGGAAAGGTAAGTAAAACAGGAACAAAGATTGATTACACAATCAGTCTGAGGGATGTAAATTCAAAAGAGGAAATAGGCAGTCGTTCTAATTCAGTAAACGACGATATAAAATTCTCTGAATCCCTCAAGAACGACCTAATGAGCCTGATTGAAGCATTAAAGAAAAAAGAATAA
- the priA gene encoding primosomal protein N' codes for MLVDVAIPNTKFDYLTYQSDFELHIGDLVIVPLKKKYKYGIVVSTNIKRDVPNIKKVQKLVETNFISPKLLSLYKWIASYYVSYLGEVLKQAFPSRVLKKFEYIKKEYEKPTIAKEPVPTYSQSNAINRILYSVRKNIFKVYLLFGVTGSGKTEVYLKVISEVLKNGGKALVLVPEISMTPLLLKRFAERFGKDVITIHSALTVRERRNAWYGIKNGIYKVIIGPRSSVFLPIPDLKIIIIDEEHDHSYKEHQQAVKYNARDVAVVRAKIENCVVVLGSATPQIESYYNAGIGKYELLTLKERIDARPLPDVEVVDLKKEGGKFISQRFEESIKGIIQKNEQAILFLNRRGFAPSLICPNCGYIVRCPYCKLPLVYHRATTKSDVSVLSCHTCDYKTDYFNHCPKCGKATLLYRGAGTQRIEEIIRRILRSELNGNTENCRTTILRLDRDSARKRGEAEEILKKFEEQKAQILLGTQLVTKGFDFPNVTFVGIVNADTILNLPDFRGSERTFQVLTQVAGRAGRGNKPGRVLIQTYHPEQYSILFSQLQNYPKFYAEEMKLRKELNFPPFSRLILIRLSGKDEQNTWNEAKKIYDLLTEIKGIKIFGPNQSFYYKIRNNYRVYILLKTPLKFDHRKLKFLKQIKLSKSKLEIDVDPVEVF; via the coding sequence ATGTTAGTTGATGTGGCGATACCGAATACAAAGTTTGATTATCTTACATATCAAAGTGACTTTGAACTGCATATCGGTGATTTGGTCATTGTTCCCTTAAAGAAAAAGTATAAATATGGAATAGTCGTTAGCACAAATATCAAAAGGGATGTGCCCAATATAAAAAAAGTCCAGAAGTTGGTTGAAACAAATTTTATCTCACCAAAATTATTGAGTCTCTATAAATGGATTGCCTCTTATTATGTTTCTTATCTTGGCGAGGTTCTCAAACAGGCATTTCCGTCCAGGGTCTTAAAAAAATTTGAATACATAAAAAAAGAATATGAAAAACCAACGATAGCGAAGGAGCCTGTTCCAACATATTCTCAGAGTAATGCGATAAATCGTATTCTTTATTCAGTTAGAAAAAATATCTTTAAGGTTTATCTACTTTTTGGTGTTACCGGGAGCGGAAAGACCGAAGTCTATTTAAAGGTTATCTCTGAAGTTTTAAAAAACGGAGGCAAGGCGCTTGTTCTCGTTCCCGAAATATCAATGACACCCCTTTTATTAAAACGATTTGCTGAACGTTTTGGTAAGGATGTAATTACAATACACTCGGCACTTACTGTCAGAGAGCGAAGAAACGCATGGTATGGTATTAAAAATGGAATTTATAAAGTCATTATTGGACCAAGAAGTTCGGTATTTCTTCCTATACCAGATTTGAAAATAATCATCATTGATGAAGAACATGACCATTCCTATAAAGAACATCAGCAGGCAGTTAAATACAATGCGCGGGATGTTGCCGTGGTCAGGGCAAAGATTGAAAATTGCGTTGTCGTCTTGGGTAGTGCCACACCACAAATAGAATCATATTATAATGCTGGTATCGGCAAATACGAACTTTTAACTTTAAAAGAGAGAATAGATGCCCGTCCTTTACCCGATGTTGAGGTTGTTGATTTAAAAAAGGAAGGTGGAAAATTTATTTCTCAAAGATTTGAAGAATCTATTAAGGGAATAATACAAAAAAATGAACAGGCAATTCTTTTTTTAAATCGCCGTGGTTTTGCACCGAGTTTGATTTGTCCGAATTGCGGCTATATCGTTCGTTGTCCATATTGTAAATTACCACTGGTATATCATCGGGCTACTACAAAAAGTGATGTCTCTGTACTTTCTTGCCATACTTGTGATTATAAAACAGATTATTTCAACCATTGCCCTAAATGTGGGAAGGCTACTTTGTTATATCGTGGTGCAGGAACTCAGCGCATAGAGGAGATAATTAGAAGGATATTAAGATCAGAATTGAATGGGAATACGGAAAATTGTAGAACAACTATTTTAAGACTTGATCGCGATAGTGCACGGAAAAGGGGAGAGGCAGAAGAAATTTTGAAAAAATTTGAAGAACAAAAGGCACAGATATTGCTCGGCACACAACTCGTTACAAAAGGATTTGATTTCCCAAATGTAACATTCGTGGGAATTGTTAATGCCGATACAATTCTGAATCTCCCTGATTTCAGGGGTAGTGAAAGGACATTTCAAGTTTTAACCCAGGTCGCAGGAAGGGCAGGCAGGGGAAATAAACCGGGCAGGGTTTTGATACAAACATATCATCCCGAGCAATATTCAATACTTTTTAGCCAGTTGCAGAATTATCCAAAATTTTATGCTGAAGAAATGAAATTGCGCAAAGAACTTAATTTCCCACCATTTTCGCGGTTAATTCTTATCCGGCTTTCAGGTAAAGACGAACAGAATACATGGAATGAAGCGAAGAAAATTTATGATTTGTTGACTGAAATAAAAGGTATTAAAATTTTTGGACCTAATCAGTCTTTTTATTACAAAATAAGAAACAATTATCGTGTTTACATACTACTAAAGACGCCGCTAAAGTTTGACCATCGCAAATTGAAATTTTTGAAACAGATTAAATTGAGTAAATCAAAATTAGAGATTGATGTTGACCCGGTTGAGGTATTTTGA
- the tadA gene encoding tRNA adenosine(34) deaminase TadA — translation MKDNDEFFMIEALKEARKAFEEEEVPIGAVAVYKNQIIGRGHNRTEALQDPTAHAEILAITAAANALNSWRLNDVVIYSTIEPCIMCAGALVLARIQKIVFGARDEKFGGCGSVFNIVREQKLNHKIEVVEGVLRNEALSLMKDFFNQRRNKKKK, via the coding sequence ATGAAAGACAATGATGAATTTTTTATGATTGAGGCATTGAAAGAAGCACGGAAGGCATTTGAAGAAGAAGAAGTCCCAATCGGCGCGGTTGCGGTTTATAAAAATCAAATAATTGGACGCGGGCATAATCGAACTGAAGCACTCCAGGATCCTACGGCCCACGCTGAGATACTCGCAATTACAGCGGCAGCAAATGCTTTAAATTCCTGGCGCTTAAATGATGTTGTGATTTATTCAACGATAGAACCTTGTATTATGTGTGCGGGTGCGCTGGTATTGGCGAGGATACAAAAAATCGTCTTTGGTGCAAGGGATGAAAAATTTGGTGGATGCGGTTCGGTTTTCAATATTGTGCGGGAGCAAAAATTAAATCATAAGATTGAGGTAGTTGAAGGTGTCTTAAGAAATGAAGCATTGTCTTTAATGAAAGATTTCTTTAATCAAAGACGTAATAAAAAGAAAAAATAG
- a CDS encoding ABC transporter permease subunit, whose protein sequence is MHRILAIAENTFKESLRQRIMLLLIIFSILLIVISLFLEPFALGESPKLLRDFGMAVASLFGILVVIIIGSTLIHKDIEKRTIYTVIAKPVKRSEIILGKFLGLFLLIAILEGAMALIHQFVIFIYEGKFDISILINLPFSLIEIAVLLGILLLFSSFSSATLTSIMGVIFYVIGHASPDLKLFADTVKIPGLKYLAYGFYYILPNLENFNLRLELVHKLPIFTDQVLFSICYGLIYTIFLLYLSVLIFEQREFK, encoded by the coding sequence ATGCATAGAATTCTGGCAATCGCGGAAAATACATTCAAAGAGAGTTTAAGACAAAGAATAATGCTTTTATTAATAATCTTCAGTATCTTGCTCATTGTTATCTCTTTATTTCTTGAACCTTTCGCCCTTGGTGAATCACCGAAATTGTTAAGAGACTTTGGCATGGCAGTGGCATCACTTTTCGGAATTCTTGTCGTAATTATTATAGGATCCACGCTGATTCATAAAGATATAGAAAAAAGAACGATCTATACGGTTATTGCAAAACCAGTGAAGAGAAGCGAAATCATACTTGGTAAGTTCCTTGGACTTTTTCTTTTGATTGCAATATTGGAAGGAGCAATGGCATTAATCCATCAATTTGTCATTTTTATTTACGAAGGTAAGTTTGACATATCAATATTAATCAATCTACCATTTTCCCTCATTGAAATCGCTGTGCTTTTGGGAATTCTACTACTCTTCTCATCTTTCTCTTCAGCAACATTGACATCAATAATGGGTGTGATATTTTATGTAATTGGACATGCAAGTCCGGATTTAAAACTTTTTGCAGATACTGTTAAAATTCCTGGGTTAAAATATCTTGCCTACGGATTTTATTATATCCTGCCCAATCTTGAAAATTTTAACCTTCGGTTAGAACTTGTCCATAAACTACCTATATTCACTGACCAGGTATTATTCTCAATTTGCTACGGATTGATTTACACGATTTTTTTGCTTTATCTGTCAGTATTGATTTTTGAACAAAGGGAATTTAAATGA
- a CDS encoding STT3 domain-containing protein, whose translation MRSLFNKNLLLIVVAAFGCALWLLPLISKQKDIPIFISPDPYYHARRVLINVNNFPNIPVFDYYISYPTGNYCIWPPLFDFSAALVSWLLFLGHPSISQVESVCAVMPVLWGILVILLIFQIGNKFFNSRMNALLASFIATILPVTSFYARAGYFDHHISETFGLLLIFYFLINDDSNWMRKYLKLGFAFGISLLLWQGAILFIGLSFILLLVHKEFKSSISFLTAFIIILPFSVDTHFIDSPFSYRGLSYLHLSLLLIATLIMWVMVIMRSKNRLKIVAVIPIFFLFILLFYLLRTKSFINGLFFIFKNDPWLATILEFQPLLVQSGYIDNLTVKQTIGLSYYVWPAMLLITILENRKNKSIIYFIFFCLFTGLISFIGRRYGIWFIPFFSLIFSYTLIKISKLFSPKIGIAFSTVVLFLNFSTIDIRFYGMRFDVPTRDEINACRWINDSLPKTSYVYKPNSKPEYGIMCFWDSGHYIVYLGQKPVTASNFGNDAPNFQIVSQFFLTQTEEDALNILKKLESPYVYMYGVLRNIYLSAKYLKVTPQEFLNIYYTKDKAGKPITIMEPNSIGIATSSYRLSQYLGSGFYFKDKFYPPYRHFRLRYFSGSVRIFEIVKGAVIKGKSLPNTSVKVSCKIQLPNITFDYFDSVSTNNNGEFLITVPYPTNYDNGYEIFFDTKMEKTIFVSEDNIKYGDTVYVK comes from the coding sequence ATGAGGTCCTTATTCAATAAAAATTTGCTCCTTATTGTTGTAGCTGCTTTTGGATGTGCACTATGGTTGCTTCCTCTAATATCAAAACAAAAGGATATTCCTATTTTTATATCACCTGACCCGTATTATCATGCCCGCAGGGTTTTGATAAACGTTAACAATTTTCCCAATATTCCCGTTTTCGATTATTACATCTCATATCCGACTGGGAATTATTGTATCTGGCCACCACTTTTTGATTTTTCTGCGGCATTGGTTTCCTGGCTTTTATTTTTAGGACATCCTTCTATATCACAAGTAGAATCAGTGTGTGCGGTTATGCCTGTACTATGGGGTATCCTGGTAATTTTATTAATATTCCAAATAGGTAATAAATTTTTCAATTCCCGAATGAACGCTTTATTAGCATCCTTCATTGCTACAATTTTACCGGTTACTTCTTTTTATGCAAGGGCAGGATATTTTGACCATCACATCAGCGAAACCTTCGGTTTGCTTTTAATATTTTATTTTCTTATAAATGATGATTCAAATTGGATGCGAAAGTACCTGAAATTAGGATTTGCTTTCGGCATATCACTCCTTTTATGGCAAGGTGCGATACTATTTATTGGATTATCTTTCATCTTGCTTTTGGTTCATAAAGAATTTAAATCCTCAATTTCTTTTCTTACTGCATTTATTATCATTTTACCATTTAGTGTAGACACTCATTTTATTGATAGCCCATTTAGTTATCGCGGTCTCTCATATTTGCATTTGTCTTTGCTTTTAATAGCAACTTTAATCATGTGGGTTATGGTTATAATGCGGTCAAAAAATAGACTAAAGATAGTTGCGGTAATACCTATTTTTTTTCTTTTTATTTTGTTATTTTATTTGCTTCGTACCAAATCCTTTATCAATGGACTTTTTTTTATTTTTAAAAATGACCCATGGTTAGCAACAATATTGGAATTCCAACCATTATTAGTACAAAGCGGTTATATTGATAATCTCACGGTGAAGCAAACAATTGGCTTAAGTTATTATGTCTGGCCAGCAATGCTTTTAATTACGATTTTAGAAAATAGAAAAAATAAATCAATTATTTATTTTATATTTTTTTGTCTATTCACTGGGTTGATATCATTTATAGGCCGCCGCTATGGAATCTGGTTTATCCCATTTTTTTCGCTTATATTTTCATACACTCTGATAAAGATTTCCAAATTATTTAGCCCCAAAATAGGAATCGCTTTTAGCACTGTTGTTTTATTTCTAAATTTTTCTACAATTGATATAAGGTTTTATGGGATGCGTTTTGATGTACCCACAAGGGATGAAATAAATGCGTGCCGATGGATAAATGATTCACTTCCGAAAACCAGCTATGTTTATAAACCCAACAGTAAACCTGAATATGGTATTATGTGTTTCTGGGATAGTGGTCATTATATTGTATATTTAGGTCAGAAACCGGTTACCGCATCAAATTTTGGTAATGATGCTCCCAACTTTCAAATAGTCAGTCAATTTTTTTTAACACAAACCGAAGAAGATGCATTAAATATTCTAAAAAAATTGGAATCTCCTTATGTGTACATGTATGGTGTATTGCGGAATATTTATTTATCTGCCAAATACTTAAAAGTTACACCACAGGAATTTTTAAATATATATTATACTAAAGATAAAGCAGGCAAACCAATTACGATTATGGAACCAAATTCAATTGGTATCGCAACGAGTAGTTATCGACTTTCACAATATTTAGGAAGCGGATTTTACTTTAAAGATAAGTTTTATCCTCCGTATCGTCATTTCCGCCTTAGATATTTCAGTGGCAGTGTGAGAATATTTGAAATTGTTAAGGGTGCTGTAATCAAAGGCAAGTCCCTACCTAACACATCAGTAAAAGTTTCATGTAAAATTCAACTACCTAATATAACATTTGATTATTTTGATTCAGTTTCAACTAATAATAACGGAGAGTTTTTAATTACAGTTCCTTATCCCACCAACTATGACAATGGTTACGAAATATTTTTTGATACAAAAATGGAAAAAACTATTTTTGTTTCGGAAGATAACATTAAATATGGGGATACAGTTTATGTAAAGTAA
- a CDS encoding type II secretion system protein, giving the protein MKKGFTLIELMVVVVIIGILAAIAIPNFMAMQQRAKESSLKNNMHTLQTSVEDLNTRGADAYPVNLNTTVAQINTAYPSTGPDANMCVAENLISPFGTNAILPDNVRNPFYPSNNAVQDGIPTYSQGNIGISFYADTLPVANAAPSYRIYGVGAKGVLPLTLTPGVAK; this is encoded by the coding sequence ATGAAGAAGGGTTTTACCCTCATTGAATTGATGGTCGTGGTCGTGATCATCGGTATTCTGGCCGCAATTGCTATTCCGAACTTTATGGCAATGCAGCAGAGAGCAAAAGAATCATCCTTGAAGAATAATATGCATACCCTGCAGACTTCAGTGGAAGATTTGAATACACGCGGCGCTGATGCATATCCAGTGAACTTAAATACTACAGTTGCCCAAATAAATACTGCGTATCCTTCAACGGGTCCAGATGCTAATATGTGCGTAGCGGAAAATCTAATTTCGCCATTTGGTACTAATGCAATACTCCCTGATAATGTAAGAAATCCATTTTATCCATCAAATAATGCAGTTCAAGATGGAATACCTACATACAGCCAGGGTAATATAGGTATATCATTTTATGCAGACACTTTACCCGTAGCTAATGCAGCTCCTTCTTATCGTATTTATGGCGTCGGAGCCAAAGGAGTACTGCCTCTGACACTTACCCCTGGTGTTGCGAAATAA
- a CDS encoding GIY-YIG nuclease family protein has protein sequence MNNQYYVYILTNKTNKVLYIGVTNNLVRRMYEHKNKLINGFTKKYNLTKLVYYEITNEIDCAIRREKQLKNWHRDWKINLITQNNKEWKDLSEELINNE, from the coding sequence ATGAATAATCAGTATTATGTTTATATTCTAACCAATAAAACAAACAAGGTGCTTTATATTGGAGTCACCAACAATCTCGTTCGCAGAATGTATGAGCATAAAAATAAATTAATTAATGGATTCACAAAAAAATATAATTTAACGAAGCTTGTTTATTATGAGATTACAAATGAAATTGACTGCGCAATCAGGCGGGAAAAACAGTTAAAGAACTGGCACCGAGATTGGAAAATAAATCTCATTACACAAAATAATAAAGAATGGAAGGACCTGAGTGAAGAGCTCATCAACAATGAATAA